The Desulfuromonas versatilis genome has a segment encoding these proteins:
- a CDS encoding acyltransferase — protein sequence MLKTILESLRGATVYGVYLLNTVFWCLPIYALALAKALLRGPAWQGRCSAGLLWLADGWIGGTRLITRLTQSIDWQVRCDAGIERKNWYLVVANHQSWVDLIVLLMVLGRRISFPKIFAKQQMLWVPLLGVALWALEFPLMRRYPKEVLEKHPELRGRDLEAARRAFTAHRGRPISIVSFLEGTRFTAAKHQDQQSPYRHLLKPKAGGVALALGALDDKIEAVVDLTIVYPDGVPSFWDFLRGRLQRVRVDVRRLAVPDDLPRSGYSDDPGVRERFGQWVGELWRDKDTLIDQLRG from the coding sequence ATGTTGAAAACCATCCTCGAATCCCTGCGTGGGGCCACCGTGTACGGGGTCTACCTGTTGAACACGGTTTTCTGGTGCCTGCCCATTTACGCCCTGGCCCTGGCCAAGGCGCTGCTGCGCGGCCCCGCCTGGCAGGGGCGTTGCAGCGCCGGTCTGCTGTGGCTGGCCGACGGCTGGATCGGCGGCACCCGGCTCATCACCCGGCTGACCCAGTCCATCGACTGGCAGGTGCGCTGCGATGCGGGGATCGAGCGGAAGAACTGGTATCTGGTGGTGGCCAACCACCAGAGCTGGGTCGACCTGATCGTGCTGCTGATGGTGCTGGGGCGGCGCATCTCCTTTCCCAAGATTTTCGCCAAGCAACAGATGCTCTGGGTCCCCCTGCTGGGGGTGGCCCTGTGGGCGCTGGAATTCCCGCTGATGCGCCGCTATCCCAAGGAAGTCCTCGAAAAACATCCGGAGCTGCGAGGGCGCGATCTGGAGGCGGCCCGGCGGGCATTCACGGCGCACCGGGGGCGGCCGATCTCCATCGTCAGCTTTCTCGAGGGGACCCGCTTCACCGCGGCCAAGCACCAGGACCAGCAGTCCCCCTACCGGCACCTGCTCAAGCCCAAGGCGGGGGGCGTCGCCCTGGCGCTGGGGGCCCTGGATGATAAAATCGAAGCGGTGGTCGACCTGACCATCGTTTATCCCGACGGGGTGCCGAGCTTCTGGGACTTTCTCCGCGGGCGTCTGCAAAGGGTGCGGGTGGATGTGCGCCGGTTGGCGGTCCCGGACGACCTGCCGCGCTCGGGGTACTCCGATGACCCCGGTGTCCGCGAACGCTTCGGGCAGTGGGTCGGCGAGCTGTGGCGGGACAAGGATACGCTGATCGACCAGCTTCGGGGTTAA
- a CDS encoding VanZ family protein, whose amino-acid sequence MKIQDFILLCGALACLVLLFVGGPGDFTPRSLRLAWNLGHVLCFLLWTRLLLTLWKRAAAWGWRRQLLVTLVLCLFLGGLTEVLQGGVGRSPDLQDVARDLLGGLTALAFFVPGRRRIPLPLRRSLQAGVLLVLLASAWPMAKALADELLALKQFPVLADFETPFESGRMWGNSRYRVELGTTAHGRGALRVELNTDRYSGVYLKHFPGDWRGFEQLGLEVFNPGKEPLELHFRIHDRAHLGNRSRYSDRFNTRFILQPGWNPIRVSLAEVRRAPRDRELDLSQVQGVGLFAAKLEQPVVIFLDHLRLLN is encoded by the coding sequence CTCGCCTGCCTGGTGCTGCTGTTCGTCGGCGGACCGGGGGATTTCACCCCGCGCTCGCTGCGCCTGGCCTGGAACCTCGGCCATGTGCTTTGCTTTCTGCTCTGGACGCGCCTGCTGCTGACCCTCTGGAAACGGGCGGCGGCCTGGGGCTGGCGGCGGCAGCTGCTGGTCACCCTGGTGCTCTGCCTGTTTTTGGGCGGACTGACCGAAGTGCTCCAGGGCGGGGTGGGCCGCTCGCCGGATCTGCAGGACGTGGCCCGCGACCTGCTCGGCGGCCTGACCGCGCTGGCGTTTTTTGTCCCCGGCCGCCGGAGGATTCCGCTCCCGTTGCGGCGATCCCTGCAGGCCGGGGTGCTGCTGGTGCTGCTGGCCAGCGCCTGGCCGATGGCCAAGGCGCTGGCGGACGAGTTGCTCGCCCTGAAGCAGTTCCCTGTACTGGCCGATTTCGAGACCCCCTTCGAATCGGGGCGCATGTGGGGCAACTCCCGCTACCGCGTCGAGCTGGGCACCACTGCCCACGGCCGCGGGGCGCTGCGGGTGGAACTGAACACCGACCGCTACTCGGGCGTCTACCTGAAGCACTTTCCCGGCGACTGGCGCGGCTTCGAGCAGCTGGGCCTGGAGGTCTTCAACCCTGGCAAGGAGCCCCTGGAACTGCATTTCCGCATCCACGACCGGGCTCACCTGGGCAACCGCAGCCGCTACAGCGACCGTTTCAATACCCGCTTCATCCTGCAGCCGGGCTGGAACCCCATCCGTGTCTCCCTCGCCGAGGTGCGCCGTGCGCCCCGCGACCGCGAACTCGACCTGTCCCAGGTGCAGGGGGTGGGGTTGTTCGCCGCGAAACTGGAACAGCCGGTGGTCATTTTTCTCGACCACCTTCGCCTGTTAAACTGA